A region from the Fundulus heteroclitus isolate FHET01 chromosome 22, MU-UCD_Fhet_4.1, whole genome shotgun sequence genome encodes:
- the LOC105927311 gene encoding ubiquitin-conjugating enzyme E2 D4, translated as MALKRIQKELNDLQRDPPASCSAGPVGEDMFHWQATITGPNDSPYHGGVFFLSVHFPTDYPFKPPKVAFTTKIYHPNINSNGSICLDILRSQWSPALTISKVLLSICSLLCDPNPDDPLVPDIAHIYKTDRQKYNKLAREWTQRYAM; from the exons ATGGCTTTGAAGAGAATACAGAAG gagcTAAATGACTTGCAGAGAGACCCTCCGGCTTCATGTTCAGCTGGGCCTGTAGGGGAAGACA TGTTTCACTGGCAAGCCACCATCACAGGACCG AATGACAGCCCTTATCAtggaggagttttttttctttctgtccatTTTCCAACCGACTATCCCTTTAAACCACCAAAg GTCGCCTTTACAACAAAAATCTATCACCCGAACATAAACAGCAACGGCAGCATTTGCCTTGACATCTTGAGGTCTCAGTGGTCGCCTGCGCTTACGATTTCAAAAG ttttgttgtcCATCTGCTCCTTGCTTTGTGACCCGAACCCCGACGACCCTCTCGTCCCTGACATTGCACACATCTACAAGACCGATAGACAAAA GTATAACAAACTGGCCAGAGAGTGGACCCAGAGATATGCAatgtaa